Proteins encoded in a region of the Rutidosis leptorrhynchoides isolate AG116_Rl617_1_P2 chromosome 9, CSIRO_AGI_Rlap_v1, whole genome shotgun sequence genome:
- the LOC139867447 gene encoding mavicyanin-like, which translates to MRTLKTHKMRIYIIGVVLLMIFLSCSVPCLAKVYTVGDSSGWSLGVDYSTWTSDKTFAVGDTLVFNYGSSHSVDEVTSSDYGTCNVGNSIASYTSGPTTIALNTTGTHYFVCGVVGHCSGGMKLSVPVTGGGGATPATPGTGTSPITKPAPTPPTSTTPGSVPASSETISPNVAVAFSLVCLMFKFILV; encoded by the exons ATGCGAACACTTAAAACACACAAAATGAGAATTTATATTATTGGAGTAGTGTTGTTAATGATATTTTTGAGTTGTAGTGTACCATGTTTAGCTAAAGTTTATACTGTTGGAGACTCTTCTGGTTGGTCACTCGGTGTTGATTATTCTACTTGGACTAGTGACAAAACATTCGCCGTTGGAGATACACTTG TGTTCAACTATGGAAGTAGTCATTCCGTGGACGAAGTCACCTCTAGCGACTACGGCACTTGCAACGTCGGGAATTCAATCGCATCATACACATCTGGTCCGACCACCATCGCACTAAACACCACGGGCACACATTACTTTGTCTGTGGTGTAGTTGGACATTGTAGTGGTGGGATGAAGTTGTCAGTCCCAGTTACCGGTGGTGGTGGGGCCACCCCGGCTACACCTGGAACTGGTACTTCACCAATAACTAAGCCTGCTCCAACACCACCAACAAGCACCACCCCTGGAAGTGTCCCTGCATCATCGGAAACCATTTCTCCTAATGTAGCAGTTgctttcagtttggtttgtttgatGTTTAAGTTTATTCTTGTTTGA